One segment of Canis aureus isolate CA01 chromosome 27, VMU_Caureus_v.1.0, whole genome shotgun sequence DNA contains the following:
- the LOC144299641 gene encoding uncharacterized protein LOC144299641 isoform X6, whose amino-acid sequence MLENYSSLVSLGYEVVKPDVIFRLEQGEEPWIGAGELSSLDCPEQVLQVNGHMTWHQDNQEKLRNMKQDDECDAFGKKFNLSMNLIPLRKSNSEDDVDALLLKRHLDLLIPKADYGKTEPDGLSVFDKLFLHTKPEETDTWLKYYEYDKYKINSKKSQIIIYHRTRLGEKLYECSECRKRFIKKSSLIKHQSRHIREIAYGCGKCGKTFPQKSQFITHHRTHTGEKPYDCGQCGKAFSQKSQLTSHQRTHTGEKPYECGECGKAFSRKSHLISHWRTHTGEKPYGCNECGRAFSEKSNLINHQRIHTGEKPFECRECGKAFSRKSQLVTHHRTHTGTKPYGCSDCRKAFFEKSELIRHQTIHTGEKPYECSECGKAFRERSSLINHQRTHTGEKPHVCIQCGKAFSQKSHLISHQMTHTGEKPFVCSKCGKAFSRKSQLVRHQRTHTGEKPYECSECGKAFSEKLSLTNHQRIHTGEKPYVCSECGKAFCQKSHLISHQRTHTGEKPYECTECGKAFGEKSSLATHQRTHTGEKPYGCRDCEKAFSQKSQLNTHQRIHTGEKPYECSLCRKAFFEKSELIRHQRTHTGEKPYECSECGKAFREKSSLINHQRTHTGEKPFECSVCGKTFSRKSHLIPHQRTHTGEKPYGCSECRKAFSQKSQLVNHQRIHTGEKPYQCHECGKAFSQKSQLINHQRTHTVKNS is encoded by the coding sequence aaCAAGTCTTGCAAGTAAATGGTCACATGACATGGCACCAAGATAACCAGGAGAAGCTTAGAAATATGAAACAAGATGATGAATGTgatgcatttggaaaaaaattcaatCTGAGCATGAACTTGATTCCTTTAAGGAAATCAAACAGTGAAGATGATGTAGATGCATTACTTTTAAAACGTCACTTAGATTTACTTATTCCAAAAGCAGATTATGGAAAAACAGAACCAGATGGCTTAAGTGTATTTGATAAATTGTTTCTGCATACCAAGCCTGAGGAAACTGATACTTGgttaaaatattatgaatatgataaatataaaattaactctAAGAAGTCACAGATTATCATATATCACAGAACTCGTTTAGGGGAGAAACTCTATGAATGCAGTGAATGTAGGAAACGCTTCATTAAGAAATCCAGTCTCATTAAACATCAGAGCAGACATATAAGAGAGATAGCCTATGGCTGTGGGAAGTGTGGCAAAACCTTTCCCCAGAAGTCACAGTTTATTACACATCACAGAactcatacaggagagaaaccttatgaTTGTGGccagtgtgggaaagccttctcCCAGAAATCACAGCTCACATCACATCAGAgaacacacacaggagagaaaccatatgaatgtggtgaatgtgggaaagccttctcCCGGAAGTCACATCTCATATCACATTGGAGGACACACACAGGTGAAAAACCCTATGGGTGCAATGAATGTGGAAGGGCCTTTAGTGAGAAGTCAAATCTTATTaatcatcagagaattcatacaggagagaaaccttTTGAATGTAGagagtgtgggaaagccttcagcaGGAAGTCGCAACTTGTTACTCACCATAGGACTCATACAGGGACAAAACCCTATGGATGTAGTGATTGTAGAAAAGCCTTTTTTGAGAAGTCCGAGCTCATTAGACATCAGAccattcatactggagagaagccTTATGAATGCAGTGAATGTGGCAAAGCCTTCAGAGAGCGGTCGAGTCTCATCAACCACCAGAGAACTCACACGGGAGAGAAGCCTCATGTGTGCATtcagtgtgggaaagccttctcCCAGAAGTCACATCTCATATCCCATCAGATgactcacacaggagagaaaccctttGTATGCAGtaaatgtgggaaagccttcagcaGGAAATCTCAGCTTGTTAGACATCAGAGGACTCACACAGGAGAAAAACCCTATGAATGCAGTGAGTGTGGGAAAGCTTTTAGTGAAAAATTAAGCCttactaatcatcagagaattcatacaggaGAAAAGCCCTATgtctgcagtgaatgtgggaaggcGTTTTGTCAGAAGTCACATCTCATATCACACCAGAGgactcacacaggagagaaaccctatgaatgcacggagtgtgggaaagcctttggTGAGAAGTCAAGTCTTGCAACTCACCAGAGAACTCATACGGGAGAAAAACCATACGGGTGCAGGGATTGTGAAAAAGCCTTCTCCCAGAAGTCACAACTGAACACTCACCAGAGAatccacacaggagagaaaccctatgaatgcaGTCTTTGTAGGAAAGCTTTCTTTGAGAAATCAGAATTAATTAGACATCAAAGAACTCACAcaggagaaaaaccatatgaatGCAGCGAGTGTGGGAAAGCTTTCAGGGAGAAGTCAAGCCTCATCAATCATCAGAgaacacacacaggagagaaaccctttGAATGCAGCGTGTGTGGCAAAACCTTTTCTCGGAAATCACACCTAATACCACATCAGAGGACacacactggagagaagccctacGGCTGCAGCGAATGTAGGAAAGCCTTCTCTCAGAAGTCACAGCTTGTTAATCACCAGAgaattcacacaggagagaagcctTACCAGTGccatgaatgtgggaaagccttctcCCAAAAGTCACAGCTCATTAATCACCAGAGAACTCATACAGTGAAGAATTCCTAG